The Chloroflexota bacterium sequence ATGGCCTGACTGAGCCGAATCGCGGCTCGGATGTCGCTTCGATGGAAACGGTGGCTAAAAAAGTAGCTGACGGTTGGGTGATTAACGGAACGAAACAGTGGATAAGTGAGGCGTCAGTGGCTGATTTCGCCGTTGTCTGGGCACAGACCGAGGAAGGCATCAGGGGTTTTATTGTGGAGAAGGGTACCGAGGGATTTACTCAAACCTTTCAGGCACGCAAAGGCTCGATGCGGGCCAGCGATGTCGGCGAGCTTGGCTTTTCCGACTGTAAGGTGACATCGGAAAGTATACTGCCGGAGGCGAAAGATCTGCGGGCACCATTCAGCTGCCTCAACCAGGCTCGGTATGGCATCTCCTGGGGTGCCATCGGCGCCGCTATGGACTGTTATGAGACGGCATTAAACTACACCAAGGAACGGGAGCAGTTTGGCGCCCCGATTGCTGCCTATCAGCTGGTACAGGAAAAGCTGGTCACCATGCTCATTGAGATTACCAAAGCGCAGCTGCTGTCTTACCGGCTGGGCAGGCTGATGGACGATGGCAAAGCGAGCCATGCCCAGATTTCCATGGCCAAGAAGAATAACGTTGCCACCGCCCGCATGTGCGCCCGGCTGGCGCGCGAGATGCTGGGGGCCAATGGCATCTCTCTGGATTACTCCCCCATTAGACATATGGCTAATATCGAGTCGGTTTATACTTATGAGGGTACTGATGATATCCATACCCTGATTCTGGGGCAGGATATCACCGGAATATCGGCATTCCGCAGGGAACTATAGGGAGGTCAGGTTGAAAATACTGGCTATTGTCGGCAGTCCCAGACTGAATGGTAATACCAATTTTCTGGTTGACCAGGCGCTTGATGAGGCGGCGAAACTAGGGGCAGAAACGGAGAAGATAGTACTCAGCCAGCATACCGTAAATCCCTGTCTCGGTCACGATAATTGCGCTTCCCTTGAGTCCTGCACTCAGAAGGATGATGCCGGCTGGATTCTGGATAAGTTCCGTGAGGCAGACGGGGTTATCCTGGCAAGCCCGGTTTATTACTACAATGTGTCCGCCCAGATGAAAGCGTTCATCGACCGAAATTACTTCCTCTACAAACATGACCAGAAATACATGGCCAGAGCAGTGGGTATCATCATAGTGGCCGAGCAGATAGGTATTGAGGATACCCTGTACACCTTGAGGCAATTCATTGCTGACTTCAATGTTGAGGAAAACAAGGTTTTCATCACCAGCGGCTATGCGGACCAGCCCGGGGAGGTAAAGGATAACCTGCCCCTGTTGGAAGAAGCCCGGGAGCTGGGCCGGAAAATGGCGGCAAGCCTGAAGTAGGAGTTGCGGATTGAAAATCGGTGTGATTTCAGATACGCATGCCCAGACTATGGAAGATATCCCGTGGTCAATCTTAAACGCGATGGAGGACGTTGACCTCATTGTACATACAGGGGATTTTACAGAAAGGGCGGTGCTGGAGGGGTTCAGGGAGCTCGGGGAGGTAAAAGCAGTTTACGGTAATATGGACTCGGGCGAGCTGAAGCGGATGCTGCCCGATAAGCGGACTATTGAGGTTGCGGGGAGACAGATCGGGCTTTCCCATGGCTCCGGGGGGCCGTGGGGGATGGCGGAAAGAGTGCGGCCATTGTTTGGCGATATTGACATTATCATCTTCGGGCACTCTCATTTATCATTTAATGAGTATATACGGGGAACGCTCATGTTCAATCCGGGGCGTGCCCGAGATTCCTATGGCATTGTGACCATAGAGAAAGAGATAGAGGCTGAGATAGTAAGGGTTTGAGTCGCCAAAAAACGGGTTCTGCCGATAATTCAGAACGAGGCACACCTGCGTCTGCCGAAAAGGGTGGTGTGGACAGGAGACCGCTCTTTTTTTACGGCTGGGTCATTGTCGGCATCGCCATAATCGGCATGATTCTGGTTTACGGCACGCGTCACTCCTTCTCCGTTTTTTTCCCACCCATTCTCGATGAGTTCGGCTGGAGCCGTGGCAGCACGGCGCTCATGCTTTCTCTGAATATTCTCATATACGGTCTCACGGCACCGATTGCGGGCAGCCTATGCGACCGCTGGAAGCCCAACCGGGTCATTATAATCGGCGCTACCGTGCTGGGGCTGGCCACAGCCGGCTGCGCTTTTGCCCGTGAACTGTGGCATTTTTACCTGTTATTCGGCTTTTTAATGCCCATAGGAACGGCATTCAGCGGCTGGCCGATGCTCGGGCCGACGCTGGTCAACTGGTTTGCCAAGAGGCGGGGTATGGTCATGGGCCTGGCGCAGGTGGGTGGCGGACTCAGCTTTACCTACGGCATGTTTGTTGAGTTCGTTATCGTTCAGGTAGGCTGGCGTTACACGTACTTCGTTATCGCCGGTATTGTCATTGCCGTTCTCGTTCCCCTTTACTTCTTTTTCTACCGTTATCGTCCGGAGAATAAAGGTCTTAAGCCCTATGGCGCTGATAATCAGTGGGCGGAAATTACCGCCAGTGCTACGGAAGACCGAAAATCTGTGCCCGGTGGCTGGACACTGCGGAAAGCATTGAGGACATATCAGTTGTGGTTCATGCTGGCATCCCAATCACTTTACTGGGGCGTTGGTGCCTATATGGTACTGGGCCATCAGGTCAAGTTTGCCGAAGACATTGGCTACAGCAGCACCTTCGCGGCATCTGTCTTCGCCCTCTTCGGTATTTTCGTGGCCGTGGGACAACTGTCCGCAGGCCTGTCCGACTGGATAGGGAGGGAGAAAACGATGACGCTCGCCGTCATTCTGACCCTGGGGGCGCTCACCGCTTTGATTTCGGTGCGTGATACGTCGCAACCCTGGCTTCTTTACCTGTACGCCATGTGTTTTGGCTACGGTGCCGGGCTGTGCGCACCGACCATCTATGCCGGACTGGCGGATATCTTTCATGGCCGGAATTTTGGTGTCCTGTCCGGGCTGCTGATGACTGGCTTCGGCATCGGTGGGGTAATCGGGCCATGGCTGGGTGGCTTCATCCATGACGTTACCGGGAGCTATAACAATGCCTTTCTTCTGGCCATGATGTGTTTCGCTCTTTCCGGCATTACCTTCTGGATTGCTGCACCGAGGAAAGCGGAAAAGCTGCGAGCTCAATTATGAGCTTTTCAAGGTTGAGTATCTCTTCAGATATTAATATCCCTGTTCCGTTCTCCAGGCGGCAATCTGTGCGGCATGTTCCCGGTAGTGGCCGATGGCATCAAGGCGAAGTCGCTTGGTGAAGCGAGGACTGGCAAAGGCGCTTTCAGGGACGTTCTCCAGGAATTGAACCAGCTTTTTATGGGTGGCCAGCAGCTCCTCTTTTACTCGTTTCAGGGGCAGATGTCGCTTGCGCGCCTGCTCTCTGGCGTTGAAAGCATCAATGCCCATGTAGCGCGGGAGCGGCTTGCCTTCCAGAATGAGAGGCAGGGCTTTCAGAGCTTCTTCTTCCCAGGTGGCAATATGGGCCATGACGTCGCGGGTTGACCAGTGACCTACGGCGCCCGGCAGAAGGAGAACATCTTCCGGCAATCCTTTCCATGTATTAAGGAGCGCCTGCCACTCCCGTTTCAATCTGTCCAACGTGCGCGCTTTTTTCACCACCGATAACCAGCCTAGCTGACGTTTATGCTTAGATTTTGCAGTATATTGCGCGCGGCGCTCCGTAATATGCTGGTCGTGTTCAGGCTGAAGAACCGGGCACCCTGCTGGATGAATTCCCTTATCTGTTCCGGACGGTCAGCATTGACCGCTCCCACCCCCACCACCTTGCCCGCAGCACACCCCTCATTGATGATGCGGTTAACAGCGTCTTGAATTTTCGGGTCGTCCAATTTACCCGGCACGCCTGAGGAGATGGAGAAATCAAGTCGGCCGATCCAGAGTACATCAAGGCCCTCCACGGTAAGTATCTCAGTTAGATTGTCAAGCGCTTCCATTTCCTCGACCATGGCGATTACCAAGGTTTCCCGGTTGGCTTCCCGGATATAGTCCACGACGGACATGCCGCTCAGGTTCATTGAGCGGCCACCGGCGCCGCGCTCGCCTTCCGGCGGATATTTAACTGCTCTGACGGCGGCTTCGGCGTCCTGTTTGGTATTGCAGTGGGGAAAGATGATGCCCATGGCCCCGGAATCGAGGAAGCGATTGGTAATCCCGGGGTCGCTGTTCGGCACACGTACTATGGGAGTCAATCCGGCAAGTTCGGCGGCCCGTATCATCTCCTGGCAGGACTCCTCGCTGGATGGCCCGTGTTCGAGGTCGAAGTAGACGAAATCAAAACCGAGGCCTGTCAGGTTTTCCGCAATGTGCGGCGAGGTAAAGTCCATGCGGACACCGATAGCTGTTTTGCCTGCCTTGAGCTTTTCCTTGGTAGCATTTTTCATTGACATTCTCCTTTTATCTCCTTGGCTAATCGCTGCACTTCAGCAGTACCTTCATGAAATTGGCCCCGCGTTCAATCTCCTCAAAGGTATCCTGTATCCTTTCCAGTGGACGCACGTCGGAAATCAATCGTTCGAAGGGAACAGCCCTGGCTGCAACCAGTGGAATTGCGGTCTCAAAGTCTTCCGGCTCATATAGCCTGACTCCTCGAAGCCTGAGTTCCCGCAAAAAAAATTGTCCCAGGCTCACAGGTACCGGCTCGGCAAAAATACCGACAATGACAATGCGTCCCCTTGTTCTGGCCAGCCGGGTCATCATTTCTGCGCCGGGCGCCAGTCCGGTTACTTCGAAGACAACATCGGCTCCAGCCCCACCGGTTTTCTCAGCTACATATGCCGGCAGGTCGGTCTCCTTCGGATTGACCACTTCCAGGCCGAATTCCCGGGCCAGGTTAATACGGAAAGGATTGATTTCAGAAACGAAGACATGTGCTCCCTTCAGTTTGGATTCCAGTGCCACCAGTATGCCAATAGGTCCGGCGCCAATGACAACCACATGCTCATTTTCGGTGACCTGCCCGAGGCGGACGGCATGTGCGCCCACCGCCACCGGTTCAACCAGCGCCGCCAGTTTGATGTCAATGTCATCAGGCAGGCGGTGCAGCGTTTCCGCCGGCACCGTCCAATTGCCCTGAAAACACCCCGGCGTGTCCACGCCGAGCACATTTATCTGATGGCAGACGTTGTAGTGCCCCATCTTGCAGGCCGGGCAGCGCCCGCAGGAAACCACCGGCCTGACCACCGCTTTATCGCCAAGCTTGAAATCGACGACGCCCTGGCCGACTTCGGCAACCGTGCCGGACATCTCGTGGCCGATGACCTGCGGCAGCGTGGTGCGGTGGTCCATATGCCCCAGATAGATATGGACATCCGTTCCGCAGATGCCGCCATAGGCGATATTCAGTCTGACCTCCCCGCGTCCCGGTGGCCGGGGAGGGGAATCACCAACGTAGAAGCTTTTATTTCCCTGGTAGAACGCGCCTTTCACAGTTACTCTCCATAATTGATTCTTATAAGGTGCATACACGGGTATGCAGGTCACTGTGGACACTAATATAGCATATAGAAAAACCCTGCACGTAATTATAGCATAAATTGAGGATTTGCCCGGGAGGGAGGAAGGGCTGCGTTGAAGATATTGAATGAACTTTTAGGGATAAAAAAGATATGATTTCAGGGAGTCAGGTTAACCGGCTGGTAAAATGATTTATCCCTTAATCATAGCTGTAGGTGAGCGGGTACAGCTCACTGCCGGGCAGGTCGGCACGGCCATGCAGCTTTTCGGAATACCATATTAAACTGTTATCCACAGTAACCTGGAGACCGCCTGCAGCGCCATATAACTCAAGGTTCTCTAATAAAACGGTACCATTAGGAGCATACAGGACTGCGTCTACAACAGGCCCTTGTAACGTAATATCCCCGTAAAGGGAAGTGATTACGGGAATATCTTCCGAGCCGTAACCCCCTCCAAGTATCTGGACATCCCCCTCGCAGATAATATGCTCCCTACCTTCAATATTACCGTTGTTGACTTGTAAGTAGCCATCAATATATAGAGGACCTGCCAGTACCACCGTCGTCCAGGCGTCTACTATCATGTTTCCGGTAACGTACTTGGGTCCCACATTATCAAAAGTACCCCCGCCACTAAATTCGAGGTTATCAACGGTGCCGCCTTCCTGGGCTATGGTCTTATACAGTTCAGCATTGGTGGTGGGGAAAGTTAAGTTATCGCTGCCTTGCGTGACGTTGCCGGTAACGTATCCTTCGCCAGTGATTGTGCCTACAGCGGAAGCATCACCCCATATCTTTCTTTCACCTTTCGGGGGTCCCGAAATATCTATATTGATATTGGAATGTATAGGTGCTCCAAGGCCCTGGTCAGGATGTGTATCCACATTTGTATTATTAATGGTGAGGTCCTGCTTTGCGGCCAGGGCATAAGCAAAGGAACCGTGGCTGATGTTCACAAATGACCTGATTGTGGTGCTGCCGCAGCCGCCACCGTGGGCGGTAGAGTTTATGGAATAAAGGCCGCCACCTATATACTCGATAGTAACATCTACCGTTCTGTCGTTTGCAGTAAAATTTTCCGTCACTGCTGATTCAGCATAAGCAGCAGCGTTATTATATATTTTACAGGTGGCATACTGCACGCCAGCATCGGCTGAGTAATCATTTAATGTTCGGCACTCGATTGTCTGATTGTAATTCAAGTTGGTAAAGACATGGTTCAGCACCGGAATCACCAGCAGACTGCCCACCGCCAGCAGGATAAGGGCGATTACTATGGTTTGTCCGGATTCTGACTTCCTGAACATCTTTATCACTCTATAAATATGATACTACATGCAACCCGATTAATGAAGATTCAAGCCATCAAAGCAATTATATACATATTAATTGCCTCAGAGCATTAGCTGGATTATGAAGATTTTTAAAGAGCCGGATAGAATGAATTTGACTGGCTGCGAGAGGAAAAAGGTAGCCCGGAATTAAACTCCGGGCTACCAATACTGAATATTTGCTCTTGAATTACGCCGAGCTATTATTTGTGCTTCTGTATGTTACCTTTTATTCCTTTTGACCAACTACCATAAATTTCAGGGCGCCCACTAATATCGTCAAAATAGATACTTATAACATCCGTGTTAGCTCCATTACCGCCGTCTTGTATAATAACGTAAAAATCTATTCCCGAACCCTCTAGCGTCCCATTTAACTGGGCCCCTAATGTACTAGGAATAACGTCAGTAATTGTGCCTTTTAACTTTAACCCAGAATTATGGTTAACAAGATTAAATTGCCCCTTTGCTTCACCATTTGTTATTTGTGCATTGAATCCAAATGATACTTTGTCTCCCGGCTGCGCATAGTCGTTTGGATAAGTCCAGTTAATAAATGTACCACCTCCGGTAACTTTGTCTCCGGGACCAGCGCTGACGCTGTATCCCGTACCGCCCATAACCAGTGCCACCATTAATAGACCGACCAGAATATATTTCGCTTTCATTTTTTCCACCTCCTAATTTACTTTAGGATACTTTGATTTTAATTGTTATATACCGTCCAGTCAAGGAAAAACGAGCCTAAAATATTACAATAGTATTACAACCCGTTACGATTCTATTAAACTAAAGTACTGTTCTAAAGCCAGAGTTCCTGATGCCCATTCCGTGAGCTATAACCTCTGGCCGACATCATATACCCTGGTGACTGATTCTCCCTCGCGGGTGGCTGTTACCGTAAGCCGGTAATATCCCAGGGTGGCGTTCACCGTACTGAAAGTGCAGTTATCCGCGTCCAGGTAATCGGCAATAAAGGTCTCTGAAATGAGGTTGTCCGAGGCGTCATAGAGCTGGCGTTTCAGCTTACTGCCCTCGAAGACATAATTAGCGCTGTTATCATTGTTCTCATTAATGTCAACCGGTAATCTTAGAGAAAGTGGAAAACCGTTTGGGTCGGTGGCGGTGACATTCCTCGATGTCTGAACATCGCGCGTAACCCAGAAGCCTGCGTTCTGTACCTGAGGCAGAGCTGTATTCTGCCCTGCCATCTGGCCATAGTTCAGGAACAATATGGTTATGGTCGCGGCAATTGCCCCTACCACCACTGCCATTATGGCCGAGCCGACCACAATTTCGAGCAGAGTAAAACCTTTTTGTCCTTTGCTCATCCCTTTAACCACTATGCCGATACGTTGTTATCTGCATTTTCTGCTCGTTATTTCGTCTGACCGTTATATTTATGCTCTGCAGTTCGAATGCACTACTATTGGCACTGATGACGGCTCCCGGTGTGCTTATATTAACTGAATAACCGGCTGCGGCTAAGTCAGAAGGGATTGTTATCAGTTCGTAGCTGGTTGCCGGATAATCAGGGTCGTAGTCGGCCACCAGGATATAGTCCTGAACCTTGATGTATTCTATCTGTGATTTGGCCAGGCTCTCTGAGGCCACCTTTTCCTGGCTTATACCTACGGCATTGAAGGTACTGGTCATGCCGTTGATGTAGGCAACCGCGATTATTCCGAGAAGAGCCAATCCGACGAGGATTTCAAGCAGCATCACGCCTTTCTGCCCCAGGTTAATGCCGCCTACCCTGCCTAGTATCCACCGCATGATACTGTTCCTCCGCCGCAACTTGTTATTCCCCCACCTCTAAAAAATAACCTTTTGTCTGTTAATATGTAAACTCAATAATAATAATATAAGAGATAGCCTGCAATTACAAGCTTCAGCTATAATCCCGAACGTGGTTGTAATAATATTGTAATGGAGCTGGCACGGCTGGCCAATGTGAACAGGTAAACTGGAAGGCATGCTATCTAATCGGTGGAAAGGTCGCAAATCCTGGCGGCAGTCAACCGGGCGATATCAGAACTCTTTAACTTAACCAGTTTGGACCGGGCGCCGCCGCCACACCAGACGTAATCACATTGCATGACCTTTTGGTCAATGTATACCGGTATTCTCTTTTTGTGACCCACCGGAGGTATGCCGCCAGTGGGGTAACCGGTGGCAGCTTTGGCAGCAACATCGGAAGCCAGCCGCACCGACTTCGAACCGGAGCAACGTTCCAGCTTGTGACGGCTCACATCGACATCGGCAAGTACCACCGCCAGCAGCGGTCTGGCATCCTGGTCAACGAAAACGATGGACTTGACAATCTCGCTCAAAGGCATGCCGCTGGCCTCAGCCGCCTCGGCGGCGTGGTGGGTGGCCCTTTTCTCTATGAATTCGAATTCAATCTTGTTGCTGACCAGAAAGGCGGCCAGGTTCATTAAACTGCCCACAGCTAGCAATTCTACACAGCAAAGATAACTTTTGCAATATATTTACGGGTAATAGAATTCGTCGGTGCTTGACAAATGCGGCGAGGCTCAATAAACTGCGCTTACCCGATGTTTTAAATAGTCAGGAGGAAATCCAATGGCAAAAGCTGATTGTGTCATCAGGGGAGGTCTGGTCGTCAGTGGGAAAGGGATAACCAGAGCGGATATTCTGGTGGGAAACGGGGTAATTCAGCAGGTGGGGGAAAACCTCGAAGCACCAAAGGCGATTGATGCTTCCGGTAAGTATGTGCTTCCCGGCATCCTGGATGTCCACAACCATCCCGTCTACGCCGACAAAATGGACACCTTTT is a genomic window containing:
- a CDS encoding DinB family protein, whose product is MKKARTLDRLKREWQALLNTWKGLPEDVLLLPGAVGHWSTRDVMAHIATWEEEALKALPLILEGKPLPRYMGIDAFNAREQARKRHLPLKRVKEELLATHKKLVQFLENVPESAFASPRFTKRLRLDAIGHYREHAAQIAAWRTEQGY
- a CDS encoding YbaK/EbsC family protein, producing MNLAAFLVSNKIEFEFIEKRATHHAAEAAEASGMPLSEIVKSIVFVDQDARPLLAVVLADVDVSRHKLERCSGSKSVRLASDVAAKAATGYPTGGIPPVGHKKRIPVYIDQKVMQCDYVWCGGGARSKLVKLKSSDIARLTAARICDLSTD
- a CDS encoding acyl-CoA dehydrogenase family protein yields the protein MKFQGVDYYQIDELLSEEEKMTRTLVREFLENEIEPLVADAFHEEKPLDLEVIAPRMGELGMIGAFFPEEYGCAGANYVTFGLVCQEVERVDSALRTFIAVESGLVMYPIWRYGSEEQKQKWLPLVARGEKVGCYGLTEPNRGSDVASMETVAKKVADGWVINGTKQWISEASVADFAVVWAQTEEGIRGFIVEKGTEGFTQTFQARKGSMRASDVGELGFSDCKVTSESILPEAKDLRAPFSCLNQARYGISWGAIGAAMDCYETALNYTKEREQFGAPIAAYQLVQEKLVTMLIEITKAQLLSYRLGRLMDDGKASHAQISMAKKNNVATARMCARLAREMLGANGISLDYSPIRHMANIESVYTYEGTDDIHTLILGQDITGISAFRREL
- a CDS encoding flavodoxin family protein — translated: MKILAIVGSPRLNGNTNFLVDQALDEAAKLGAETEKIVLSQHTVNPCLGHDNCASLESCTQKDDAGWILDKFREADGVILASPVYYYNVSAQMKAFIDRNYFLYKHDQKYMARAVGIIIVAEQIGIEDTLYTLRQFIADFNVEENKVFITSGYADQPGEVKDNLPLLEEARELGRKMAASLK
- a CDS encoding MFS transporter, translating into MDRRPLFFYGWVIVGIAIIGMILVYGTRHSFSVFFPPILDEFGWSRGSTALMLSLNILIYGLTAPIAGSLCDRWKPNRVIIIGATVLGLATAGCAFARELWHFYLLFGFLMPIGTAFSGWPMLGPTLVNWFAKRRGMVMGLAQVGGGLSFTYGMFVEFVIVQVGWRYTYFVIAGIVIAVLVPLYFFFYRYRPENKGLKPYGADNQWAEITASATEDRKSVPGGWTLRKALRTYQLWFMLASQSLYWGVGAYMVLGHQVKFAEDIGYSSTFAASVFALFGIFVAVGQLSAGLSDWIGREKTMTLAVILTLGALTALISVRDTSQPWLLYLYAMCFGYGAGLCAPTIYAGLADIFHGRNFGVLSGLLMTGFGIGGVIGPWLGGFIHDVTGSYNNAFLLAMMCFALSGITFWIAAPRKAEKLRAQL
- a CDS encoding metallophosphatase family protein, which codes for MKIGVISDTHAQTMEDIPWSILNAMEDVDLIVHTGDFTERAVLEGFRELGEVKAVYGNMDSGELKRMLPDKRTIEVAGRQIGLSHGSGGPWGMAERVRPLFGDIDIIIFGHSHLSFNEYIRGTLMFNPGRARDSYGIVTIEKEIEAEIVRV
- a CDS encoding prepilin-type N-terminal cleavage/methylation domain-containing protein gives rise to the protein MSKGQKGFTLLEIVVGSAIMAVVVGAIAATITILFLNYGQMAGQNTALPQVQNAGFWVTRDVQTSRNVTATDPNGFPLSLRLPVDINENNDNSANYVFEGSKLKRQLYDASDNLISETFIADYLDADNCTFSTVNATLGYYRLTVTATREGESVTRVYDVGQRL
- a CDS encoding alcohol dehydrogenase catalytic domain-containing protein, which produces MKGAFYQGNKSFYVGDSPPRPPGRGEVRLNIAYGGICGTDVHIYLGHMDHRTTLPQVIGHEMSGTVAEVGQGVVDFKLGDKAVVRPVVSCGRCPACKMGHYNVCHQINVLGVDTPGCFQGNWTVPAETLHRLPDDIDIKLAALVEPVAVGAHAVRLGQVTENEHVVVIGAGPIGILVALESKLKGAHVFVSEINPFRINLAREFGLEVVNPKETDLPAYVAEKTGGAGADVVFEVTGLAPGAEMMTRLARTRGRIVIVGIFAEPVPVSLGQFFLRELRLRGVRLYEPEDFETAIPLVAARAVPFERLISDVRPLERIQDTFEEIERGANFMKVLLKCSD